A window of the Cellvibrio sp. pealriver genome harbors these coding sequences:
- a CDS encoding sulfurtransferase TusA family protein: MSEIIDCFTYVAARELDACGLRCPLPLLKAKLVLRDMNPEEVLRVLTTDAGSVRDFQAYAQLSGHSLLAFAEKGGTYCYLLKKPAANPA; this comes from the coding sequence TTGAGTGAAATAATCGATTGCTTCACCTACGTCGCCGCACGCGAGCTGGATGCTTGTGGCTTACGCTGCCCGTTACCCTTATTAAAAGCAAAGCTGGTATTGCGCGATATGAACCCCGAGGAAGTGTTGCGTGTATTGACGACGGATGCGGGTTCGGTGCGTGATTTTCAGGCCTATGCCCAATTGAGCGGACATTCATTGTTGGCCTTCGCCGAGAAGGGCGGCACTTACTGTTATTTGCTCAAAAAACCGGCGGCAAACCCGGCGTAA
- a CDS encoding M48 family metalloprotease yields MPKLFYRRFFLFNLQFLAAAGFTLLLIALLATNPYKSQAEIELPNLGDTSSVMISPVQEKILGQRWLRAYRSQVPTSSDPLIIDYLEQLFGRLLPYSQLDDKRIDLVVVENNTLNAFAVPGNVIGVHTGLLMYAKTENQLAAVLSHEMGHLSQRHYARRLEQQKKMMMPMLAGMLAGLVLAANSDSDAGMAAIMGTQAAAQQASLAFSRQNEQEADRIGMQTMVQAGLDPHAAADMFEEMVRANRLNRRPPEYLLTHPVSETRVADARNRAMQYERKPVEDNLEFQLMRSRVRVDAEETPQIAARMFKSELDKESAYPDASRYGWALALMESSQFDAARDALAPLLEKDPTRITYQIMRADIEIAAERYKAGLDIIEAQLKQHPDSYPLIIRHAEALMKAGIYQQCADILDRYSRKRSNDDYVWYLLAEVNGLAGNILGVHEARAEYFILNGVYDRAQIQLRNALKLTQGNQYRTALLEERLKYVEEHMRNGGF; encoded by the coding sequence GTGCCCAAGCTTTTTTACCGTCGATTCTTCCTCTTTAATCTCCAGTTTCTAGCAGCTGCTGGCTTTACCCTATTACTGATTGCCCTGTTGGCTACCAATCCATACAAGAGTCAGGCTGAAATAGAGCTGCCCAATTTGGGCGATACAAGTTCGGTGATGATTTCACCCGTGCAGGAGAAAATCCTGGGGCAGCGCTGGCTCAGAGCCTACCGGAGCCAAGTCCCGACATCATCAGATCCGCTGATCATCGACTATCTGGAGCAACTATTCGGGCGCTTGTTACCGTATAGCCAGCTTGACGATAAACGGATAGATCTGGTTGTCGTCGAAAATAACACGCTTAACGCTTTTGCGGTACCCGGCAACGTGATTGGTGTACATACAGGCCTGTTGATGTACGCAAAGACCGAAAACCAGCTTGCAGCCGTGCTAAGCCATGAAATGGGGCACTTGAGCCAACGCCACTATGCACGCCGACTTGAGCAACAAAAGAAAATGATGATGCCGATGCTCGCTGGCATGCTGGCCGGACTGGTTCTGGCAGCTAACAGCGATAGTGATGCGGGCATGGCAGCAATCATGGGAACCCAGGCTGCAGCTCAGCAAGCGTCTCTGGCATTTAGCCGTCAAAATGAGCAAGAAGCGGATCGTATTGGTATGCAAACCATGGTGCAGGCTGGACTTGACCCTCATGCTGCAGCAGATATGTTTGAAGAAATGGTACGCGCCAATAGGCTTAATCGCAGACCACCCGAATACTTACTAACCCACCCGGTGAGTGAAACCCGCGTGGCTGATGCCCGCAACCGCGCCATGCAATATGAGCGCAAACCAGTGGAAGACAACCTTGAGTTTCAATTGATGCGAAGCCGCGTCCGGGTGGATGCAGAAGAAACCCCCCAAATTGCTGCGCGCATGTTTAAAAGTGAGCTGGATAAAGAGAGCGCATATCCTGATGCGAGTCGGTACGGCTGGGCATTGGCATTGATGGAGTCCAGCCAATTTGATGCTGCACGCGATGCTCTTGCGCCGCTATTGGAAAAAGACCCAACTCGCATTACCTATCAAATCATGCGTGCCGACATCGAAATTGCCGCCGAGCGTTACAAAGCTGGCCTGGATATTATTGAAGCGCAATTGAAACAACATCCCGATAGTTATCCACTGATCATTCGCCACGCTGAAGCGCTGATGAAAGCAGGTATTTACCAACAATGCGCTGACATTCTGGATCGCTATTCGCGCAAGCGCAGCAACGATGATTACGTGTGGTATTTACTGGCAGAGGTAAACGGTTTGGCCGGAAATATCCTGGGAGTGCACGAAGCACGTGCCGAATACTTTATTTTGAATGGTGTTTATGACCGTGCCCAAATCCAATTGCGCAATGCATTGAAATTAACCCAGGGGAATCAGTACCGCACAGCGTTATTGGAAGAGCGTTTGAAGTATGTAGAAGAACACATGCGCAACGGCGGTTTTTAA
- a CDS encoding EAL domain-containing protein, with product MQDSSFAGNSMGYSPGDLAIDKALDASGIASWNMDVISGELCLCPEFAESLSVTLAGIERLPDFLALLSKTDKYLFFQAFNLDPQDQDTERLRSCDVRLAGIEGEPRVRFIGRLQTGADISGRRFSGLVVSARHWLASPGDEYALQLLSGLFAESPIPSLITDKHGILLHMNQSMERLFHLSHRQAESAAGFYSILRDKRVCADTELSEAIRAVYDSGKIQTIEMNYSLGNIHRSRFICDKNLYFRANFLPIRDAQGNTERVLVQLQDLSREKSARDALQESEASYKAFITNSSEAIWCYDMQPPVPVTLELEEQVKRIARSARLVEANKVLLSMLGAQSLDDILGMGLVESGSTNYVFDIDYFVNNQYEMIDHDIVRQDPRGKNFYFQICCTGIVEEGLLKRVWGTTKDITARRRYEEKLRYQSFHDSLTSLPNREKLYFDMETCFEQRSSDQISALLLIDLDRFKEINDTLGHNVGDQLLRLIGPRLAHEMAEVPGTVARLGGDEFAVFLPRIRSTHQAVVFGHRLLDALAQEFDLDGFTTQISASIGIAISPQQAQDHHGLMRYADIAMYYAKSQMLGLSIYSPEYDPHSAKRLAIVSELGRAIRENQLCLYYQPKVCLDEKRCYGFEALIRWIHPELGFVPPGDFIPIAELTSLIHQLTAWVLEKAIEQCRRWQDQGMTLSVAVNLSARNLMDDNIPKLVERLLIKYQLPAARLELEITESSIMTDPTRALRNLDALHELGVHLSIDDFGTGYSSLAYLKRLPVQTLKIDNSFVRNMLEDLQDEVIVNSTINLAHNLGLTVVAEGVENEALLTRLSEMGCDEAQGYFIGRPMAALNADEWIVESGWIKQPS from the coding sequence ATGCAAGATTCCAGTTTTGCGGGAAATTCAATGGGATATTCGCCCGGCGACTTGGCTATTGACAAGGCGCTGGATGCATCGGGCATTGCTTCCTGGAACATGGATGTCATCAGTGGTGAGTTATGTCTCTGCCCTGAATTCGCAGAGTCTCTTTCTGTAACCCTGGCTGGGATTGAGCGGCTTCCTGATTTTTTAGCGCTGCTGTCCAAAACAGATAAATATCTATTTTTTCAAGCGTTTAATCTCGATCCTCAGGATCAGGATACTGAGCGTTTGCGTTCCTGTGATGTCAGATTGGCGGGTATCGAAGGCGAGCCGCGTGTACGCTTTATTGGGCGTTTGCAAACGGGAGCAGATATCTCCGGCCGCCGTTTTTCAGGATTGGTCGTCAGCGCTCGTCATTGGCTGGCAAGTCCGGGTGATGAATATGCATTGCAGTTATTATCCGGATTGTTTGCAGAAAGTCCTATCCCCAGTTTGATTACCGACAAGCACGGTATTCTTCTGCATATGAACCAGTCTATGGAGCGCCTGTTTCATCTGTCCCATAGGCAAGCTGAGAGTGCAGCTGGCTTTTATTCTATTTTGCGTGATAAACGCGTCTGTGCCGACACCGAACTGAGCGAGGCGATTCGAGCAGTTTATGACTCAGGCAAAATCCAAACCATTGAAATGAATTATTCGCTGGGGAACATCCATCGCAGCCGGTTTATTTGCGATAAAAATTTATACTTCCGCGCAAATTTTTTACCCATCCGTGACGCTCAAGGAAATACCGAGCGCGTACTGGTGCAGCTTCAAGATTTATCACGCGAAAAAAGCGCGCGTGATGCGTTGCAAGAAAGTGAGGCGAGCTACAAGGCATTTATCACCAACAGCTCCGAAGCTATATGGTGTTACGACATGCAGCCGCCAGTGCCAGTTACGTTGGAATTGGAAGAACAAGTCAAGCGGATTGCCCGCAGTGCGCGTTTGGTAGAAGCGAACAAAGTTCTGTTGAGTATGCTGGGTGCCCAATCATTGGACGATATTTTGGGTATGGGGTTGGTTGAAAGCGGCTCAACCAATTATGTGTTCGATATTGATTATTTTGTGAATAATCAATATGAAATGATTGATCACGATATAGTGCGCCAAGATCCACGCGGGAAAAATTTTTATTTTCAAATTTGCTGTACGGGTATTGTAGAAGAGGGCTTGCTCAAGCGTGTGTGGGGAACCACAAAAGATATTACCGCACGCCGACGTTACGAAGAAAAATTACGCTATCAATCCTTCCATGACTCGCTCACGTCGCTGCCTAATCGTGAAAAATTATATTTCGACATGGAAACCTGCTTTGAGCAGCGCAGCAGTGATCAAATCAGTGCGCTGTTATTGATTGATCTTGATCGTTTCAAAGAAATCAACGACACCCTAGGGCACAATGTGGGTGATCAATTGTTACGTTTGATTGGCCCGCGGTTAGCACATGAGATGGCAGAGGTTCCAGGTACTGTGGCGCGTTTGGGGGGCGATGAATTTGCGGTGTTTTTGCCGCGTATCCGCAGTACGCATCAAGCCGTTGTATTTGGCCATCGTTTGCTTGATGCACTTGCGCAGGAATTCGATCTTGATGGATTCACCACACAAATTTCTGCAAGTATCGGTATTGCAATATCGCCCCAGCAAGCACAGGATCATCATGGCCTTATGCGCTATGCGGATATCGCCATGTATTACGCCAAAAGCCAGATGCTTGGCTTGTCAATTTATAGCCCGGAATATGATCCTCACTCCGCCAAACGCCTTGCTATTGTGAGCGAATTAGGGCGCGCGATCCGCGAGAATCAATTGTGTTTGTATTACCAGCCAAAAGTTTGTTTGGATGAAAAACGTTGCTATGGGTTTGAAGCATTAATTCGCTGGATACATCCGGAGTTGGGCTTTGTGCCTCCCGGGGATTTTATTCCAATTGCAGAATTAACCAGCCTGATCCATCAACTCACTGCCTGGGTATTGGAAAAAGCCATAGAGCAATGCCGACGTTGGCAAGATCAGGGAATGACACTGAGTGTGGCAGTGAATTTATCGGCGCGTAATTTAATGGATGACAACATTCCCAAATTGGTTGAGCGCTTGTTAATAAAATATCAGTTACCCGCTGCGCGTTTGGAGTTGGAAATTACCGAAAGCTCTATCATGACTGATCCTACACGCGCACTACGAAATCTGGATGCGTTGCATGAATTGGGCGTGCATCTATCGATTGACGATTTTGGTACCGGGTATTCATCGCTGGCTTATCTCAAGCGTTTACCAGTACAAACGTTAAAGATCGATAACTCATTCGTGCGTAATATGCTGGAAGATTTGCAAGATGAGGTTATCGTCAATTCCACGATCAATCTCGCGCACAACCTTGGGTTAACCGTTGTGGCTGAAGGTGTGGAAAACGAAGCGTTATTAACTCGCTTGAGTGAAATGGGGTGCGATGAGGCGCAGGGATATTTCATCGGCCGCCCTATGGCTGCGTTAAATGCCGATGAATGGATTGTTGAATCGGGTTGGATCAAGCAGCCGTCTTGA
- a CDS encoding insulinase family protein, whose product MVKLGCRLHLDLHVCWLAAVFLLFASPLLSAQDNPSTIDTNSIFNATIDLHTNNGVIKSENDKRNYRYLTLENQLGVLLISDPSTEKSAAALDVNVGANQNPVDRAGLAHFLEHMLFLGTEKYPQAGEYQKFISQHGGKFNAYTAAENTNYFFEIDNDQLDVALDRFAQFFISPLFNPEYVERERNAVHSEYLAKLKDDGRREKDVYRELFNPDHPSAKFSVGNLMTLADREGRPVREDMVAFYQQYYSSHLMNVVIMGRDSLDSLEASARKHFSAIPRRDINIPSSYPSLFAGKSLPVSVEIKPEKELRKLTFNFPIPNPEQFYQKKPYAFIAHMLGHEGEGSLLSLLKRLGWAENIYAGTGFQSRNDALFQLSIQLTPQGVRARNQIVSLVFYCLGQIESRGLNVWRYTELQQLGDLGFRFLEKNAPMQTVSMLAQSMKFYAPKDILRGPYLYSAYDERLIKKALSHLNSENMLLVLTAPEAEPYRISTLYSVPFSVRASIPELLDLKPAVRKELFLPGKNVFIPKRLIVKSGSLLDEEITLGSKPQLILANKNMRAWFAQDQQFAQPRALVNFRIQSPLIAASAEGAAQAQLFAALLGDQMNEFSYSARLAGIDHSIVANARGYEISVFGYSSRQGLLLNKLMEGMRVSRFKEERFNLLKENLLRGWRNQNKNLPYQVLASQVAVLQSDPAWSNAQLIDALKNKTFDQFHQFVVRQLIDAKIDALFYGNYFRAEALKLAVLVEHELLNRQTGRNLPASKVLLLPQGSEKPWLYRHSLMHDDSAVELLIMNPSVSIDAAAHMMLARQLLQPAFYHQLRTEKQLGYVTAVIASPIAQLEGTLFVVQSPTANEGALIHEIDLFLDEALPALNENFVNNQQSLIKKLREPARSLKEQGERYWSSIVDYNEHFSRRLDLAEAVARITPESLHDYFREVFMNKNRRLWLTSDTYEKSENFFHVDDLLVHKQQMQVVISP is encoded by the coding sequence ATGGTGAAATTGGGTTGCAGATTACATCTGGATTTACATGTGTGCTGGCTGGCCGCAGTCTTTTTGCTATTCGCAAGTCCCTTATTGTCCGCCCAGGATAATCCTTCAACTATCGACACGAATTCTATCTTCAACGCAACAATTGACCTGCATACCAATAATGGTGTGATCAAAAGTGAAAATGACAAGCGAAATTATCGTTATTTAACATTAGAAAATCAGCTTGGAGTGCTGCTTATTTCTGATCCGTCTACTGAAAAATCGGCTGCTGCATTAGATGTTAATGTTGGCGCTAACCAAAATCCGGTAGATCGCGCCGGTCTCGCTCATTTTCTTGAGCATATGTTGTTTTTAGGTACAGAAAAATATCCACAAGCAGGTGAGTATCAAAAGTTTATTTCCCAGCACGGGGGTAAATTTAATGCTTATACCGCTGCCGAAAATACCAATTATTTTTTTGAAATTGACAATGATCAACTTGATGTTGCACTGGATCGTTTTGCTCAATTTTTCATTTCACCTTTATTTAATCCGGAATATGTTGAACGCGAACGTAATGCGGTGCATTCAGAATATCTGGCCAAATTGAAAGATGATGGTCGGAGAGAGAAAGACGTCTATCGCGAATTGTTTAATCCTGATCATCCAAGCGCTAAATTTTCGGTTGGTAATTTAATGACATTGGCTGATCGAGAAGGGCGTCCAGTTCGCGAGGATATGGTTGCTTTTTATCAGCAATACTACTCATCGCATTTGATGAACGTGGTGATAATGGGGCGTGATAGTTTAGATAGTCTTGAAGCCAGTGCACGTAAACATTTTTCAGCTATTCCCCGGCGTGATATTAATATTCCATCAAGTTACCCTTCTTTATTCGCAGGGAAAAGCTTGCCCGTTAGTGTAGAAATCAAACCAGAAAAAGAGCTTCGCAAGCTGACTTTTAATTTTCCTATTCCAAACCCTGAGCAGTTTTATCAGAAAAAACCCTATGCCTTTATTGCTCATATGCTTGGGCATGAAGGTGAGGGCAGTTTGCTGTCCTTGTTAAAGCGGCTGGGGTGGGCGGAGAATATTTATGCGGGTACTGGTTTTCAAAGTCGTAACGATGCTCTTTTTCAGCTGTCGATCCAATTGACTCCACAAGGTGTGCGTGCACGCAACCAAATTGTGTCATTGGTGTTTTATTGTCTGGGACAGATTGAAAGCCGTGGCTTAAATGTGTGGCGTTACACAGAGCTGCAACAACTCGGTGATTTGGGGTTTCGGTTTCTCGAAAAAAATGCACCTATGCAAACTGTCAGTATGCTGGCGCAGTCAATGAAATTTTATGCACCAAAAGATATTTTGCGCGGTCCCTATTTGTATAGCGCTTACGATGAGCGCTTGATAAAAAAAGCGTTATCTCATTTGAACAGTGAAAATATGTTGTTAGTACTTACGGCGCCAGAAGCTGAGCCGTATCGAATAAGCACACTTTACTCTGTTCCATTTAGTGTCAGAGCAAGCATCCCTGAATTGCTGGATTTGAAGCCTGCGGTAAGAAAAGAACTCTTTCTGCCTGGAAAAAATGTATTTATTCCAAAGCGATTAATAGTTAAATCGGGATCGTTGTTAGATGAAGAAATCACGCTTGGTTCCAAGCCTCAACTCATTCTTGCCAATAAAAATATGCGTGCCTGGTTTGCACAAGATCAACAGTTTGCGCAGCCTCGTGCACTTGTGAATTTTCGCATTCAATCTCCTTTAATTGCCGCCAGTGCAGAGGGGGCTGCACAGGCACAATTGTTTGCTGCTTTACTTGGTGATCAAATGAATGAGTTTTCGTATTCTGCTCGCTTGGCTGGAATTGATCATTCTATTGTTGCCAATGCGCGTGGTTACGAAATCAGTGTCTTCGGTTATTCCAGTAGGCAAGGATTGTTGTTAAACAAGTTGATGGAGGGTATGCGCGTTAGCCGTTTTAAAGAAGAGCGATTTAATCTGCTCAAGGAAAATCTATTGCGTGGTTGGCGCAACCAAAATAAAAACCTGCCCTATCAAGTGCTCGCGAGCCAGGTTGCTGTGCTGCAATCTGATCCTGCATGGAGCAATGCGCAGTTAATTGATGCATTAAAGAATAAAACCTTCGATCAATTCCATCAATTTGTTGTACGACAATTAATTGATGCAAAAATAGATGCGCTATTTTATGGTAATTATTTTCGTGCAGAAGCTTTAAAGCTTGCAGTGCTGGTCGAACACGAATTATTAAATCGTCAGACTGGGCGTAATCTCCCGGCCTCAAAAGTGTTATTGTTGCCTCAAGGGTCTGAAAAACCTTGGCTTTATAGGCATTCTTTAATGCATGATGATAGTGCGGTGGAATTATTAATTATGAATCCATCTGTTTCGATTGATGCTGCCGCTCATATGATGTTGGCGCGGCAGTTGTTACAGCCAGCGTTTTATCATCAGTTGCGCACAGAAAAACAGTTGGGGTATGTAACGGCGGTAATCGCATCGCCTATCGCACAACTTGAGGGTACATTGTTTGTGGTGCAGTCACCAACCGCAAATGAAGGTGCTCTCATTCATGAAATCGACTTATTTTTAGATGAAGCGTTGCCAGCGTTAAATGAAAATTTCGTAAATAATCAACAGTCATTAATTAAAAAATTACGCGAACCTGCACGTTCCTTAAAAGAACAAGGTGAACGTTATTGGAGCTCGATTGTGGATTATAATGAACATTTTTCCCGCCGGTTGGATTTGGCGGAGGCGGTTGCGCGCATTACACCTGAGTCTCTCCATGATTATTTTCGCGAAGTCTTCATGAATAAAAATCGCCGCTTATGGTTGACATCTGACACTTATGAAAAAAGTGAAAATTTTTTTCATGTTGATGATTTGTTGGTTCATAAACAGCAAATGCAGGTCGTAATATCGCCTTGA